The following is a genomic window from Paenibacillus sp. FSL R5-0766.
AAGTTTTACCGATCCGCAATTTATTGAAGCCTTGAACAAGATGCAGGAGCTTGGCAACACCAAGGCATTCCAGGATGGATTCAATAGTATCGATGAGACACAGATGATGCAGCTTTATTTCCAAGGTAAGGCAGCGATGGTCATGAACGGCGGATGGGCCTTGGCTAATCTGGTGAACAATGCACCTGAAGAGGTGTTGAACAACACACATATTACGATTCTTCCTCCAGTGGACGGAGGTCAGGGTGAACCAAGAACAACATCCGGTGTTGTAGGAACCGGGTTGGGTGTAAGTAAAAAGCTGAGCGGCGCACAAAAAGAGGCAGCGATGGAGCTGTTCTACGCGCTGGCAGGACCTGATGGTCAGAAGGCCACGTTGGATAGCAGCACATTGGTGAGTTACAAGATTGATCTGGACAAAACCAAGGCACATCCATTGTTCGTTGAATTATATGATCTGATGCAGGAAGTGAAAATCACGCCAGTATACGATTCCAAGCTGGGATCGGCAACGGTTGAGGTTATTAATAATGCATTGCAAGAGCTACTAATGGGCGGCAAGGCGGAAGACATCGCAGCCAAAATTCAGGCGGCTCAAGCCAATGCAGTTAGTCAGTAATCATTCGTTAGAACCCCTTCCCGGCAGGGGAGGGGTTTTGAGTCTGGACGAGATAGTCAGTTGCAAGTTGAGAAAGGCATTCATTCAAGGAGAGGAAGTGAACAGATGAACGCACTGCGAAGTCGGCGTTTTATTATGCTGGGGCTGGCCCCGGCAGTCATCATTTATGCATTGTTTGTATTTGTACCGGTCGTATGGTCGGCATACTACGGTTTCTTCAACTGGTCCGGCATCGGCGCATCCAAATATATTGGTATGGATAATTACGTAGAGATCTGGCATGATCCTGTATTTTGGCGGGCACTGAAAAATAACGTTATCTTTGTGTTGGCATCGGTCTTTGGACAAATTCCGTTAGCGCTGATGTTGGCGGTCATCTTACACAAAAGCAATCCATTACAGCGGTTTCTGCGCTCAGCCGTATTTCTGCCGATGGTGTTATCCACTGTCGTTATCGGTATGATCTGGCAGTATATCTATCATCCGCAGATCGGGATATTGAATTTTCTGCTGGACGCTCTGGGGCTGGAAAGTTGGAAGCTGCAATGGCTTTCCGATGACAAGATTGCCATTTTCTCTTTGGTACCGCCGCTGCTCTGGAGCTTTGTTGGGTTGTATCTAATTATCTTCATCTCGGCGTTGCAGAATATTCCAGGCGAGATTCATGATGCTGCCAAAATAGACGGTGCTTCAGGAATCCGGAAGCTGGTATCGGTCTCTTTGCCCATAATCTGGGGTACGGTTCAGGTTGCAATCATTCTATGTATTTCGGGTAGTCTGAAATCATTCGATCTGGTTTACATCATGACCAAGGGTGGTCCGGCACATGCGACGGAACTGCTTGCAACGTATATGTACAATTCAACCTTTACAACATACCGATATGGTTTTGGTAGTGCGATCTCAACAACCATCGTACTGATCTCGCTGCTGCTGATCGGAACAAGCCAGTGGCTAACCAGTCGCAAACGAAAAGAGAATCAATAGAGAGGAGGAGTTATCATGCAAGTGACACCTGTATCCATGCCATCACCACGAAGCAGCTCGGGCCATCCGATTCGCCGCCTACGTAGCGGAATTGTTTGGACGCTGCTGACGGTCTATGGTATTTTAACATTGTATCCGTTCTACTGGCTCGTGATTAGTGCATTCAAAACAAATGAAGATTTCTATAGCAGGCCCTTTGGACTGCCGGAAAACTGGAATGTTGCCAATTTCAGCAATGCATGGGAAAGCTCCAGGCTGGGGACCGCTTTTGGCAATTCACTAATCGTATCGGTGGGGTCACTTATTCTGACGCTGTTTATTGCAGCGCTGGCTTCATTCATCCTGGCTCGTTTCCAGTTTCTCTGGAAAGGGTTAATCATGACCTTCTTTGTTGTGGGGATGCTCATTCCGATCCATAGTACACTTGTCCCTTTATTCATTCTGATGAAACAGATGTCATTGTTGAATACGTACTGGGCCTTAATCTTACCTTATACGGCTTTTGCACTGCCTACGGCAATTTTTGTGCTTACGGCTTATCTGACAAGTGTTCCACGTGACATTGAAGAGGCGGCTTTTATTGATGGAACAGGCCTGTGGGGGCTATTTACCCGAATTATGCTGCCGATGTCCGTCCCTGCGTTGTCCACGGTTACGATCCTGAGTTTCCTGCATGCGTGGAATGACTTTTCATTTGCGCTTGTGTTCATCAACAAAACCGGATTGAAAACGTTACCGCTGGCCATTGCGAACTTTGCGGATGGATATCAGACGGATTACGGATTAACGCTTGCTGCCATGACCCTGTCGGTCATTCCAACCATTATTCTGTATCTTATATTCCAGGAACAGGTTATGAAAGGCATGACCGCAGGAGCTGTCAAAGGGTAAGCGAAAGCGCATCCAGAGGAGGAGAAACGTTTGGCACGCTGGCTCACATCTTCATTACAAAGGAAGCTATCCGTCGTTGTGACGGCTTCAATGATTGTGCCTTTGCTGGCCTTGGGCCTGTTCGCCTTTCTGATCTCTTCCAGCATCACAGAGCAAAAAAC
Proteins encoded in this region:
- a CDS encoding carbohydrate ABC transporter permease, with protein sequence MPSPRSSSGHPIRRLRSGIVWTLLTVYGILTLYPFYWLVISAFKTNEDFYSRPFGLPENWNVANFSNAWESSRLGTAFGNSLIVSVGSLILTLFIAALASFILARFQFLWKGLIMTFFVVGMLIPIHSTLVPLFILMKQMSLLNTYWALILPYTAFALPTAIFVLTAYLTSVPRDIEEAAFIDGTGLWGLFTRIMLPMSVPALSTVTILSFLHAWNDFSFALVFINKTGLKTLPLAIANFADGYQTDYGLTLAAMTLSVIPTIILYLIFQEQVMKGMTAGAVKG
- a CDS encoding sugar ABC transporter permease; this translates as MNALRSRRFIMLGLAPAVIIYALFVFVPVVWSAYYGFFNWSGIGASKYIGMDNYVEIWHDPVFWRALKNNVIFVLASVFGQIPLALMLAVILHKSNPLQRFLRSAVFLPMVLSTVVIGMIWQYIYHPQIGILNFLLDALGLESWKLQWLSDDKIAIFSLVPPLLWSFVGLYLIIFISALQNIPGEIHDAAKIDGASGIRKLVSVSLPIIWGTVQVAIILCISGSLKSFDLVYIMTKGGPAHATELLATYMYNSTFTTYRYGFGSAISTTIVLISLLLIGTSQWLTSRKRKENQ